The Cydia pomonella isolate Wapato2018A chromosome 11, ilCydPomo1, whole genome shotgun sequence DNA window TTGAATATAGCGCTAAAATAGTATAAGAAGgttattaatttcattagtaTATTAGTACAATGGTATCTTTTTAACAatggcaacatgtgcgagtgagacacagGGCTCTGcttttgctatctcaagtggaccgttttctctagtctgaTAAAGTTtcggtgataaggttcaatttggtATGGCAAAAAAAGTAATTGCGTTCTCCACTTTAATATATACCTTCATGGTAGTGACATTTGAATTTGAAGTCAAAGTCAATCGCAAGCCGAGCGCAGAGCGCAGCGCGAACTTAAAAAATGCAATTCGATTCACGGggaaatatttacattttatattaaattgatCGCAATACGTGAAAATCTACACAGTTGGGTGTCATTAAGTATAACATATTATCTCACAAAGGAATGTGATTCAGAACAAAGTAAACGTGCGAGAATTAAGGACCCGAACCGAACTATCGATTTTGTGTACGTCAGGCTTTCCACCAAAAATCATTTAAACATACGATGTTTACTAAAGCAGCGAATTCGAAAGTCAAGTTCCAAGACCAACAACTTGATGATTATATCTTAGAGGTATAGTTTATCGAcgcgttttatttaatattgcaaaataaataGTTGAAATATGTTTGTGTAATGCAGTAAAAGACACGGATTTATTTCAGAATTCTGTACTGAAAAGCAAATTGCAAAGTAAAATCGATGCACTTTCAATATTGGGTAAAGAGTTGGACAAGTGCAGTATGGAGAGGGATAAATACAAAGTTTTGGTAGAACAGTTGAAGTGTGTACGAAGTACGCCCCACCAGCAGAGCAGTAGCATTTGTAGGCTCACCCCCACATACACAATCAGCGGTGGGGAGCTACTTGCCAAGACCCGAGATCTCAATGATATGCTCAAACTAGAGGTAATGGtggtttatttataataataaaatttaaatgtgtACCTAGTAATacttgtaattattataaagatcccagtctcaattttttttctaaaccttTTGGCGGCaaggttaaaaattaaaattctgcACTCTTAGAGCcatgtaaaaaatactccattgtcaaaaattaaaaaaaatacacaatttatgtatgtattcatgtgtgtcactttattgcacataaacagtagggctaagatggtcggctctttatcatttgtcaccatttcTGTCACATTCtatcaagtatgtaagtgcaaaagtgacaggcatagtgacaagtgataaaaatggaaccatgctgccactgcaggttaacataaaacagacaaaacaaaacaaaaaaaatgttatgtacaaaggcaaacttatccctaaaggagatctcttccagctaacctttgagaaaatgcgaaaggatcaaacactaacaggtgaaagacaaatcaattAATTTAAGCCTCATGACCTTATAGTCCTAATGGTCATTTTTGTCATATAATTTCTAAGTGtgccttataaagggttaaatgTGTACCTTAATAGGTAGGATTACTAATGTAATGAATATAAACATCCCAGACCcctttttttaccatttggccTACAGAATAAGAAAACGCGCTGAGCTCCTAATGCCTCggaaaaaagcaaaacatagatATTCCAAAAATGAGTTATTGATGCTATGATTATTCTTATTTAATGATGAACTATGTATGTCTGAATCGGCATTGGGTGATGGGGGTGTGGAAGATTAgatcatttatttactattttaaataattatttattatgtatatatttcagGTGGAGACCCTCAGAAGTAAACTGGAAGAAGCCTCAGGGGATATAGTTGCATTAAGAAAACAACTCCAAAAGACAGACTCCATTGAGAATATAGGTGATAGAAAACAGTCTACTTCTTTATCTTACACACCAGATGATTATGAACAATTAGTCCAAGATCTGGAAAAAATTCAGAAAAAGGTAAGTCTTGTTCGTCCTGCCCttttcccattatttggggtcgggtCGCCTCACTCTTCTGCGCCAGGCTAATCTGTCCTGGGTTGTTTTTTCAGGCAAATGGGCTTCCTTGGGGTCTCTTtgtatttttgaccaccagATTAGGGGCCGGCGGCGGTTTCTGTAGGCAATTTGTGTAGAAACTTATGTTAATTACGGTTTTATAATGCTAAGTCTTGGCATTTCTCGTAAAAAAACgcataaaaatcgatccagggtttttcattcaaaaattttgtatgaatttcatagattttgtatgaaataataatgcaaatgtgATATTGCATCTGGTGGAGACGAGAGGTTAAATAAGTTTCAGTTTaatcttcttaaatatttgatatgtaAGCTACCATAATTTAGCTCATTCCAACAAAAACTACACCTTATATTGATCAGTATTATCATAGCTTTGCTATCACTTTTCTGTGTTCTATGGTATAACATTGTCATCGGTGACGGATTTGCAATTTTGACTAGACTAACTGCCCCTTTCTCAGCACTCATCATATAAACTGCCGCTTTCCCTCCACCCCTGATGTTTTGCCGCCCTAGGCCTGGGCTTACCGGACCTTGGGGCAAATCCATCCATCACtgattgtcattataatacttttaacaatttaaagcctacaaaatattttgatttatatttatttctaacgAGAATCAAAATTGTCTATCTAAAACAGTATCAACAAATCCACCTTGACTATCGGGCCACTTTAGACGAAAAAGAAGAGCTGGTTGCTGACAGAGACTATTACAAAAACAAAGTGCAAAGATTGAACCATCAAATCAGCTTCATTCTAGCTAATAGAGTCAAGTCCCAACAAGACAACAGTGCACCAAAACCAGTGGTGGATTTAGACGCCCTGGTGATGGAAAACAAATACCTCCACGAGAGAATAACCCAGCTGCAAGTTGAGAAGGAAATCATTAAAAGGACACTAACAAAATACAAGGTGAAATACTTCTAATGGCTTTAAGGTATTTCTGATGGTGCATTTACAAGCATGCACTGACTGGGACACACTTGGAATAAGATTGAGGTGTTCACCTTTTAGCTTGACAAatttgggttaggttagaaatGCATCAAATGCACCATCAAAAAATGATATGCTGGATCTAGTTCAAATAGACAACCAGCAGAgtagtttttgtaaaattaacgCAATAAATCAGGAATTCTCAACCTTATGTTCATTATTATAAAGTTGATTTTCCAAAATTTGATTTGAATTGGATAAGTGCCCTTAGTGACAAACTTGTTTTATCTGCAGGAAGTACCTAATATTGAATTTCATGTTATCATTTGTTTGCAGGCATTGCTTGAAAACAGAAATAACAGTAATTCATTTAGCTTATCAAAAGGATTTGCGGATGTTATGACTCAGAAACAAGGTATGGTATACTCAATTTTAGACAATCTTATTGTTAGCAGACATCCCtgcttaatacaaaatttataaataatacatgtATACCTTTCTATGCATACCTACAAAGTCATTTGCAAAAGATGTTTGTGATTGTCAGATGGTTTTTATTCCTTCATTTGAGTTTTTActtcatcattataattattaagtcTAAATATATCAGCGGAAGATAGTTTATTGGACGTTTAATTCGAAATATCTActttatatgttaaaattgttattcAGTAAGTATATACATGTATTGTGTTGTTTTCTTCAGTTCGAGAATACTTGGAAGTGAACTCAAAAACTGGCCTCAAAAGAACTTCTGCGACAGAACTAAAGTCTATTTGTTTAGGCCTTTTTGAGGCCCTCAATGATAAGTCCATTGCTCTACAGCATCAGAGGAAAACTAATCAGTAAGttcaaaataattcaaatatttattgataactttttcattttggtgattagccttttgaacgccatgaacacctaaaggcgtcgtaactagtgTTAACATATATGTGTTTATCCCAAATTCAAAAGCTACCATAACAAATCTGGGCAAAACctgtttcaataaaaaaaaataactttggtTTCTATGTGAATGAGAGCCGAACTTTGGCTCACGGTGCGCCACACCCTGTTTGCAATATATATAGGGCAGACAGCCAGCAACAAGATAGtcttacatatttgttaaaaaatggGCTTGTTCGAGCGGTAATGTAAAAATGTGTCATAATGATCATACATTTTCCATTTCGCAGAATACTAGCAAATCGTATTACAGAACTTGAAAAGACGTTGGAAAATTGGTGCGACGGACAGAAATACATACCCATATTTCCATCACAGATGCTACTTGACGAATTCTGCGCAGATGCCGACACCGCATCCGTAAAATCGCAGGACTCTAAAGAAACATACAAAAATGACGATGACACTGGAGATATGGAAAATAAAGTGTCAGATAGTGACAATGATGTTAAAAGTACTGATAGCTCTTCCGATGAAGCAGGGAGCAACTATGAATTTAATGACGATAGTGAAGATAGAAAGTTGAGTTCTAAAACTGTTTTGCCGATAGAATTAGAGGAGCTAGTCAAAGAAGCGTTGGCTGAAATTAAAGCTTCTAGTAATAGTGATAATATTGCAGAAATTCCAGCTTTTTCATAAAATGATCTAATGGGTTCCTTACCTTTATTAAACCATGGAAAATGGATCCAACTATCCATGACCAAGATAAACAAGGTAGGTAACCATTAAGCAACGGTTTCAATCAAAatggtgaaaataaaatagttatggTACACTTAGAACTTTCACCGTAGTATATTTCGACAAGATTGAAAATAATTCTAGTCAAATTATGAGCCTTTATGCTACGCCAAAGATCtgaatattgttttattgttgttaattttttattatatagttaTCATCGTTAACAGTCCATAACGGTATATCTAGTATAATTAAATTCGTAGTATAGGAATAgttttgtttttcattattttattgtaataaatatattcaaacgGGCATCACTcttgttttaataaaacacttgttaggtaaaataatttattatgtataatcataatcaatattgGTACAATACAacctataaaataatgtaataagatACACTTGGGTAAGGTAACCTTTCAGTAATACAGCTCTAATTGCGACGatacataaatacttatagCAAAAAGGGTTCTAGGctcaacatattattattagagaaaataaggaaaaaataattgtaaataattagtGACGCATACAATATTTCTTCTTAGTGAAATATTCTGCTTTAGCATGCATTCagtcttaataataatttaaataacaaatgaatTCACTCGTATAGGTACTGAATAACTTTGAGGTTATCCCGACGACATTAATATATGGTGGCGAATTCATAATTATACCACCAATTAATATATTACTATACTAGGCATAAATAATTAACCCGTTGAACGCCCCTCATACTTAGAAGATGCGTTGAAACTGTTAAGGTTTCAAACTGCGATGATGGCGCGCGGATCATCGTATGGGAAGTATATGCTTAAGATAGTTATAAAAATAGTTCCTTTACAATACATTTGTCTAGTATACAATAAACTCTGATATTAAAACAAGATTACACTTTGGTTTAATCTCTTTATATTGCTTCGATTTATGAAATGGGAGTTGTTAGGATGGAAATAATAATTGATTTGACATTTTTAGGGCCCTATTATGGCGACATCAGTTGTGTGCTTATTTTAGTTCTTTTTTCGCATATTTAATAGAAAATGGTACCTACAGTACAGTTAAAATAGTGAGGATTATAAGGTTTACATTTAAGTTAAAGATTTACGGCGATTGATAATTGTTTGTCCTTATCCAGTAAATTTATATCTGTATTTGTTAGAATAAGACAAAACTTAAAAGtggtttgctaagttttatgaatattcTCCAGTTAGAGgaaatttaaatcatactattagaagtattagaacaaattacattattttcagaaaatatttaaatttgtttatatttgaagtagaaacactactatataaattataaattgaaataaatgtcatatactaagaaaaagtgaccaaggcctccaggctggaatcgaaccggCGTCCtgtgctatcgcggcaggtgcctgagccactcggccgcCGGGGTCACATGGCCCGTGGcgtggggcactggaggccttggtcactttttcttagtatatgacatttatttcagtttataatttgaatcatattcaattggaacagtaGTTTCTGCATTatttcgttcaattttcaaacaacgcaaaatcaactctatttcgTACATATTAGGTTCAAATTATATTTGTCCGGCTGGGTTTTAGGTTTCTTAACCAAAAATTATTAGGCTCAACCGGCTCAAGTTAATCAAACAGTACGAGTTACCATAGCAATCGTTTCCTTAAGGTAcctgtgtattttatttatatggacGTACCGACTAAGAACGGCATTTACCATAACAAATCTCTTATGTAAACGAAGTTTCTTCATGCATTCTGTAGGTGCCTTAACgaatctttacagtacatatggggctactttataacactagtgcgagaagtagcatattacgttactgtgtcgaacatttaaagggccatatgtactgtaaaacgttgtacgatacatgtgcgaataggtaattcgcaactcgtgtcgatttaaaacactcccttcggtcgtgttttaatttatcgccactcgtttcgaatttcctatttttcgcacttgtatcgtaatgtactattaaggcGCATTCACAAAATCCTAACGCATATTAAGGCTTTTCGCCACACCGCAGCGGGGCGCGAGCGCGGCGTGACCAGCGCGTCGCGTGCGCAACGCTATCCCATCCTCTCGCACAGGGTTTGGATTGGACGTTCGATGAACTAGCTGGATTTGCCCCGCTGCAGTGAAACAAAGAATATATTGTAACGCTTACCTATCTTGTTTCGTATTAATGATAGTACCCATAGGTAGGTTTCACTGTACAGCGGTGTAGTGCACCAGCGCGGCGGCCGTGTGGCGGCGCAGCTGCGCGGCGTCGCTGGCGATGCGCgcgtgcgcggcggcggcgggcagcaggcgcgccagcagcgcgcggTGCGAGCGCTCGCAGTAGCTATAGGTAGGTTTCACTGTACAGCAGTGTAGTGCACCAGCGCGGCGGCCGTGTGGCGGCGCAGCTGCGCGGCGTCGCTGGCGAGGCGCgcgtgcgcggcggcggcgggcagcaggcgcgccagcagcgcgcggTGCGAGCGCTCGCAGTAGCTATAGGTAGGTTTCACTGTACAGCGGTGTAGTGCACCAGCGCGGCGGCCGTGTGGCGGCGCAGCTGCGCGGCGTCGCTGGCGAGGCGCgcgtgcgcggcggcggcgggcagcaggcgcgccagcagcgcgcggTGCGAGCGCTCGCAGTAGCTATAGGTAGGTTTCACTGTACAGCGGTGTAGTGCACCAGCGCGGCGGCCGTGTGGCGGCGCAGCTGCGCGGCGTCGCTGGCGAGGCGCgcgtgcgcggcggcggcgggcagcaggcgcgccagcagcgcgcggTGCGAGCGCTCGCAGTAGCTATAGGTAGGTTTCACTGTACAGCAGTGTAGTGCACCAGCGCGGCGGCCGTGTGGCGGCGCAGCTGCGCGGCGTCGCTGGCGAGGCGCgcgtgcgcggcggcggcgggcagcaggcgcgccagcagcgcgcggTGCGAGCGCTCGCAGTAGCTATAGGTAGGTTTCACTGTACAGCAGTGTAGTGCACCAGCGCGGCGGCCGTGTGGCGGCGCAGCTGCGCGGCGTCGCTGGCGAGGCGCgcgtgcgcggcggcggcgggcagcaggcgcgccagcagcgcgcggTGCGAGCGCTCGCAGTAGCTATAGGTAGGTTTCACTGTACAGCAGTGTAGTGCACCAGCGCGGCGGCCGTGTGGCGGCGCAGCTGCGCGGCGTCGCTGGCGAGGCGCgcgtgcgcggcggcggcgggcagcaggcgcgccagcagcgcgcggTGCGAGCGCTCGCAGTAGCGCGTGTAGCACTCCAGCCCCTCTTGCAGTTTGAGGATTAAGCTATCGTAGTTCTTGCGGACCACCTCTAGGATCTACGGAATTATATTCAATTTGGTTTAATATAacatttgtgaccgcggccggcaatacgttccactttgtcgctcgccataaggacgagatttgcttgtatatttttatgtataagcCATAAAGTGGGATGTTTTGTCGGCTGCGGTCATATTTAAAGACCAAAATGTACTAATGAACATgatttcaatggaataaatgatatgatttaAAGAAAGTAAAACGGATTAAAAATTCCCGACTGCCTTCATTTTCTGatcttcatcagcaattctatTTCCAAATGACGGTTTGCGTGAGTAAATGCACAATATCGTATAATAAtctttaaagataaagatagtttattattcaagtaggcatattacaatgcacttagaaacgtcaaataaagctacaacAAAGAATAACTATTTTCACAAAATAGTAAAACTGACATGCTAATATTTTATGGTCTTCATCAGTATGTCCACGTCATCAAATCGTGCTTCCCAAAAACAAATTCACcgagttattataaaaaatacccaAATCACTACAAGTGTGCCTATAATATGCAAAAATTCCATCGATTTATCTAAGATCCCATCATCATAttactttcaaacaaaaaaaaacaattagtaGATCCAGCCGTCTTCACAAAAGAAATCCCCAGATAAAAGTATCAACCGTTAACTCATACGTTCAACTCCTAAGAATGTTTGAATGTCTTCATTTACCTGATTCTCAGTGGGCGTGGATAGGCTCTGCGAGTTGAGCCAGGACTCGATCTTGGGCGAGAAGTGTTGTATGATGGCGCGGACGTTCACCAAACAGTTGGCCAGCCGGAGGGCTTCCGCCTTGAACTCGCCGTCGCCGGTCGAGTAGCGAAgtgctgaaataaaataacagttaatATTTGATGGAACGAATGTACGGACTTTTGTTATATTCGAACTTAGAGTGGTATTCAATCTGTcctatcttggtccaatgtgtattgcatctcactctctcattaacaCATCGAGTGCTGGGAACCCGGTCAGCGGGTTCTccgttcgtagtcgctttcctctacaaagcggaaaaacactgggatcggctacgagcgtagcgctacgataACGTTGGCAGCGAATGTGTTAAGCAAAATTTAAGACGCAAATAGGTGGGTCCACACATAGCGAGCATAGGCGCGAGGCAATCTCTCGCATAATACgcattggaccaagatattggacaGATGGAATACCACCTTTACGTACGCTACGGTACTCAAATGATTAAACGAGCAGCAGAGGTAGTGCGATAGGCAAAACGATCTGCCTACACTCTTGTCTCCTACTCCCTTACAAATTTTTTTCGTTGGATTGGATATGTGTCACAAAAAGAAAACAGGTCTTCAACAACCAttgttttaatgatttttttggaagtaatcgctccgaaagaaaaaaaaaaggccCTTCCCCATTTTACTTTTGAACCATTACtccaaatatgaaaaaatagtGAATGTAAAGCTCAATAAAAGACCTTTAATCAATACTATGGCGAACAAGAAGCCGTTTTTAAGATATCGCaaagtcttcccttcttagtaaaaagacgtacaaaacAAAACGCTGCGAAGGCAAGTAATTCTTTTTGCTTGATATGTACATGATACCCACTGATAGCCCCCGTTTAAAGCAGCCTATTGTGTCGGACGggtagctacggaaccctaccctgagcatggtccgacatgctcttggccggtttttatttacatgtaGGTTAATACGAATGGTGATTTACCCATAAAAAACAAGTTGTCGAAAACTTGGTGCATCCTAATAAGCTCGTAGTATAGTTGATCGTAGGATGCTGGCGTTGGCAGGAATGTGTCACCGAATGTGATGAATAGGTTGAAGATGTTCACCACCTGCAATAAAATATACCagcattaataattattatcccAAAATCTAATAGTCAAATAAATAGTGGAgggttttttattactttagtttACAATTTTAACATCGCTCGGGTTTagccatagatggtaggatcctacAGATGAGTTATACGAGTGcacccgtgagggacagaacatacgcaatgcgacaaaactAAAAACACTGGGAAAAAATCCAATCCAGTAACAACTtgatggtaactagtgggaataacccattttgacaaccctaaatagccgaaagggatagtttcATACATTAGTAAGGGATAACATGATTCGgtcctgggctataaccgcctTAGTAAGagcaaaagagaaagatccccgcaatttgcgaatttcggttttcgcggtagccccCCTGAACAAACTTTTGTAGGTTTTCTTACTGTACggcagtactattatttattctgtgtaaCACTGTAATTCTATTGAAAACTTACTTGTTGCGCCATGATAAAGA harbors:
- the LOC133522895 gene encoding coiled-coil domain-containing protein 149 — its product is MFTKAANSKVKFQDQQLDDYILENSVLKSKLQSKIDALSILGKELDKCSMERDKYKVLVEQLKCVRSTPHQQSSSICRLTPTYTISGGELLAKTRDLNDMLKLEVETLRSKLEEASGDIVALRKQLQKTDSIENIGDRKQSTSLSYTPDDYEQLVQDLEKIQKKYQQIHLDYRATLDEKEELVADRDYYKNKVQRLNHQISFILANRVKSQQDNSAPKPVVDLDALVMENKYLHERITQLQVEKEIIKRTLTKYKALLENRNNSNSFSLSKGFADVMTQKQVREYLEVNSKTGLKRTSATELKSICLGLFEALNDKSIALQHQRKTNQILANRITELEKTLENWCDGQKYIPIFPSQMLLDEFCADADTASVKSQDSKETYKNDDDTGDMENKVSDSDNDVKSTDSSSDEAGSNYEFNDDSEDRKLSSKTVLPIELEELVKEALAEIKASSNSDNIAEIPAFS